From a region of the Thermus caldilimi genome:
- a CDS encoding urease subunit beta: MIPGEYMLEETPIEINSGRRVIRILVANTGDRPVQVGSHAHFFEVNRALWFDREKAYGFRLNIPAGTAVRFEPGETREVELVELGGKRTVFGMNALVTGSLEENRGVALRKAHERGFL, encoded by the coding sequence ATGATCCCGGGAGAGTACATGTTGGAGGAGACACCCATAGAAATCAACTCAGGCCGCAGGGTTATCCGCATCCTGGTGGCCAACACGGGGGACCGGCCCGTCCAGGTAGGTTCCCATGCCCATTTCTTCGAGGTGAACCGGGCCCTTTGGTTCGATCGGGAGAAAGCCTACGGGTTCCGGCTCAACATCCCTGCTGGCACGGCGGTGCGGTTTGAACCTGGGGAAACGCGAGAAGTGGAGCTGGTCGAATTGGGAGGTAAGCGAACGGTTTTCGGCATGAATGCCCTGGTTACGGGATCGTTGGAGGAAAACCGAGGAGTGGCTCTAAGGAAAGCCCATGAGAGGGGGTTCCTATGA